The DNA region CATCACTCCAATTTATATCCATAGGTATGACTGCTCCCTTTTTGGTTTTTTCCATCTCTATGTAATCAAAGGCTATCTCGGGGAGTTTTGAGTAATTCTCCAAAGCGTGTTCAAATCCTTCGCGTGCAAACTGCCACAATTCGGGAGCGTTTTCCTTTATCTCCTCAAGACCTGTTTTTAAGGTAAGGGCAAAGTTACCCGAATTCCACATATAAGAGCCTTCTTCCAAAAAGTTTTGTGCTACGGTGTAAGATGGCTTTTCAACGAAACGTTCCATCTGGTATGCTGTATAGTCCCCTTCCGAGAGTATGCTTTTGCCGAGCTTTATATAACCAAAGTTGGTATCTGGATACGAGGGTTTTATGCCAAAGGTTACTATATAGCCCATCATTGCTAACTTTGCACCAAACTTTAAATAGCTTACGTATTTCTCCGTTGGAGAAAGATAGTGATCAGAAGGCACAACGAACAGGACATCATCCTCCGAAGATGAGAGCTTTTCAAGTGCAAAGAGTATCCCGAGCATCACCGTGGGTCCCGTGTTTTTTTTCTCAGGTTCAAGGATGAGCGAGTAGCCTTCGTAGGGATAAAGGTGGTTTCTGACGTGATACTCATACTCATAAGATGTAGCTATCATTATGTCACTGTGGTCCAAAAAGTTTAGGAGCCTTTCATAAGTGAGCTTGAGGAGGGATTTATCTCCAAGTACTTTTAGAAATTGCTTGGGGTACTTTTCTCTTGAGAGGGGCCAAAGACGTGTTCCGCTTCCCCCTGCCATTATGAGAGCTTTCATGCTGTAAAATTATACACTATGCCGTGGATAATTGTAGTAAAAAGGGAATTTAATTCTGCACACTTTTTGACCGATTACCATGGATCTCCTGAGCCTCTCCACGGACACACGTGGAAAGCAGAAGTTCATATAAAGGCTGACAGCTTAGACAAAGGGGGAATGGGTTTTGACTTTGTTCAAATAGACAGCTTTCTAAAAGAGCTACTTCCAGACTACAAGCTTCTCAACGATATTTTTGATTTTTCTCCGAGTGCCGAGAACATAGCTAAGTGGCTTTATCACAAGGTTAAAGAGAGGTACCCTTCGCTTCAAAAGGTAGTAGTCTGGGAGACACAAAACTGTGGTGCTGAGTACTTTGAATGATATAATATAGACTGTGCCTGTAGATGAAGTTTACAGAAAAGCTATCCTTGAAAAGCTTATAAGAATAGAGGAACTCGTAAAGGAGAAAGTATGGAGATTTGTTAGGGAGATAGATGAAGAGGACCTTGAGTACGGTGTTAGTGAAGAAATCACCATAGAAGGGCTTGGAGAGCTTTGGGAAGAGGGTGTAGAGAAAAATAATTATTTAGAAATAGTCTCTACGGAGATCATGGAGCATCACGATGGTGCATATCTGAAGGCTATTTTTAGAAACTCTCTCAAAAGCACATATGCAGATAGGTATATAAGCATTTGGAGTTCTGGGAAAGTAGACACATCCCACGCTATGCTTTTAAAAATTGATGATCTCTCTTTGAGGATTGAGAG from Hydrogenobacter sp. includes:
- a CDS encoding mannose-1-phosphate guanylyltransferase/mannose-6-phosphate isomerase; this translates as MKALIMAGGSGTRLWPLSREKYPKQFLKVLGDKSLLKLTYERLLNFLDHSDIMIATSYEYEYHVRNHLYPYEGYSLILEPEKKNTGPTVMLGILFALEKLSSSEDDVLFVVPSDHYLSPTEKYVSYLKFGAKLAMMGYIVTFGIKPSYPDTNFGYIKLGKSILSEGDYTAYQMERFVEKPSYTVAQNFLEEGSYMWNSGNFALTLKTGLEEIKENAPELWQFAREGFEHALENYSKLPEIAFDYIEMEKTKKGAVIPMDINWSDVGSFEGLYKVLPVNDRGNAHVGDTLIMDAENTLAYSTERLVALIGVSDVAVIEERDAVLVVRRDASHKVRDLVNKLKSMGRREAKYHVEIHERWGRRLLLDEGNTYKIYRLTIYPQREIGPHMHMHSTRTWMILSGTLLFNVKSEEKFVSVGDSCFAGKATPYFIKNQGFIPAELIEVRVGEYLGDEDVIPQ
- a CDS encoding 6-carboxytetrahydropterin synthase, with product MPWIIVVKREFNSAHFLTDYHGSPEPLHGHTWKAEVHIKADSLDKGGMGFDFVQIDSFLKELLPDYKLLNDIFDFSPSAENIAKWLYHKVKERYPSLQKVVVWETQNCGAEYFE